The following coding sequences are from one Nonlabens arenilitoris window:
- the pnuC gene encoding nicotinamide riboside transporter PnuC, translated as MSDAVEFLFGQYRDYEISHIILEVVAIMASVISVIYSFKNKIWVFPFGILSTLIFVYLLFQWNLLGDMVINAYYFIMSVYGWYIWTRKVDATHQTPITTTKSKEWIYGFLLLLSTALGIYILYYTTGRLENIVSYIDMLTTGIFFAGMWLMARRKLEHWLVLMVGNIISIPLYFYKGYSFSALLYIFLAIIAYFGYLEWKKYLNKQPILERE; from the coding sequence ATGAGTGATGCTGTAGAGTTTCTTTTTGGTCAGTATAGGGATTATGAAATTTCACATATCATACTAGAGGTAGTTGCTATTATGGCATCTGTAATTAGTGTTATTTACTCTTTTAAAAATAAGATATGGGTATTCCCCTTTGGAATTTTAAGCACTCTAATTTTTGTCTACTTATTGTTTCAGTGGAATTTATTGGGCGATATGGTAATCAATGCTTACTATTTTATCATGAGTGTTTATGGCTGGTATATCTGGACGCGCAAGGTAGATGCAACCCATCAAACACCTATAACTACTACAAAAAGTAAAGAATGGATCTATGGCTTTTTACTATTATTATCTACAGCACTAGGGATCTATATTTTGTATTATACGACCGGCCGCTTAGAAAATATTGTGTCTTATATCGATATGCTTACTACAGGTATATTTTTTGCTGGTATGTGGTTAATGGCACGACGTAAGCTAGAACATTGGCTTGTTTTGATGGTAGGTAACATTATTTCTATACCGTTATATTTTTATAAAGGATACAGTTTCAGTGCGCTACTTTATATATTTCTCGCTATTATTGCTTACTTCGGTTATTTAGAATGGAAAAAATACCTCAACAAGCAGCCTATTCTGGAAAGAGAATAG
- a CDS encoding 4'-phosphopantetheinyl transferase family protein, translating to MPLYKTLTNRENTNVYIWKITESEAWLRTGLDLSENSINRLFTMSSELHRRGFLSIRHLLRVAGYTDQNLYYTIDGKPHLDDGKNISITHSYEFTAIIVSDAAVGIDIEKLRDKIQRIASKFVGYEEQFVKELDNPIEALTVIWGAKESMYKLYGTKGLGFKAHCFVEPFEIDIQHTMSRIVYEGDNLKFDVYFQSLENFMMAYILPAYNA from the coding sequence GTGCCTCTTTACAAAACCCTAACAAATAGAGAAAATACCAACGTATATATCTGGAAAATAACAGAGTCCGAGGCGTGGTTGCGTACTGGTCTAGACTTATCTGAAAACTCTATAAATAGATTGTTTACCATGAGCTCAGAGCTTCATAGAAGAGGCTTTTTGAGTATAAGACACCTCTTGAGAGTAGCTGGTTATACTGATCAAAATTTATATTATACGATAGATGGTAAGCCACACTTAGATGATGGTAAAAACATATCAATAACGCATAGTTATGAATTTACTGCAATTATCGTTAGCGATGCTGCAGTAGGTATTGATATAGAAAAACTGAGGGATAAAATTCAACGTATCGCTTCTAAGTTTGTAGGTTACGAAGAACAATTTGTAAAAGAGCTTGATAATCCCATAGAAGCCCTGACGGTAATTTGGGGTGCCAAAGAATCTATGTATAAGCTTTACGGGACTAAAGGTCTTGGGTTTAAGGCACATTGCTTTGTAGAGCCTTTTGAAATAGATATACAACATACGATGTCTAGAATTGTTTATGAAGGTGATAACTTAAAGTTTGATGTATATTTCCAGTCCTTAGAAAACTTTATGATGGCTTATATACTACCAGCTTACAATGCATAA
- a CDS encoding phosphoglycerol geranylgeranyltransferase — protein sequence MAFLIDPEKTSINNLIDTFDHINNLRVLVQKEVNVDHFVVFIGGSTMTDVNLDKWITAAKEIIKIPIIIFPGSYHQLTENADGVLFLNLISGNNPDYLIGHQRQAAAQLLESELEIIPTGYLLIDGGHESAVQRVSQTLPLPQYNPEFIVHTAFAGQLMGNQMIYLEAGSGAITPVHPAIIKSVKNQLDIPLIVGGGLRSLQQLESSYLAGADMLVIGTAIEQKTTWN from the coding sequence ATGGCTTTTTTAATTGACCCAGAAAAAACTAGCATTAATAACTTAATAGATACGTTTGATCACATTAATAACCTTAGAGTTTTAGTACAAAAAGAGGTGAATGTGGATCATTTTGTTGTTTTTATAGGTGGCAGTACGATGACTGATGTAAATCTTGATAAATGGATTACTGCTGCAAAAGAAATAATAAAGATACCGATCATTATCTTCCCTGGTTCTTACCATCAACTGACTGAAAACGCTGATGGTGTTTTATTCCTCAATTTAATTTCTGGCAATAATCCCGATTATCTAATAGGTCATCAACGACAGGCTGCTGCTCAATTGTTAGAAAGTGAACTGGAAATTATACCAACAGGCTATCTATTAATAGATGGTGGTCATGAAAGCGCTGTTCAACGTGTTTCTCAAACCTTACCACTACCTCAGTATAATCCAGAATTTATAGTTCATACAGCATTTGCTGGACAATTAATGGGTAATCAAATGATCTATCTAGAAGCTGGTAGTGGTGCTATCACACCGGTACATCCTGCAATTATAAAATCTGTGAAAAATCAATTAGATATTCCTTTAATAGTTGGTGGCGGCTTGCGATCTTTACAACAATTAGAATCGAGTTATCTAGCAGGTGCTGATATGCTAGTTATCGGTACAGCTATTGAACAAAAAACTACCTGGAATTAA